A single genomic interval of Arachis duranensis cultivar V14167 chromosome 7, aradu.V14167.gnm2.J7QH, whole genome shotgun sequence harbors:
- the LOC107459831 gene encoding E3 ubiquitin-protein ligase DA2L isoform X1 — translation MGNKLGRRRQVVDEKFTRPQGLYNHKDVDHKKLRKLILESKLAPCYPGDEETALDREECPICFLYYPSLNRSRCCTKSICTECFLQMKVPNSTRPTQCPFCKTANYAVEYRGVKSKEEKGLEQIEEQRVIEAKIRMRQQELQDEEERLHKRLETGSANVNVAVADVEYSTNAAAASSVSVVEHEEIVSSQDSCATSMFRPPPPTVRTNRDDEFDVDLEDIMVMEAIWLSIQEKGKQRNLSFPDVTSGQYVADPHYALPVMDLQTGSSSSPSGGLACAIAALAERQQVTGDSSTISTSENTSFNTQGSRRYYNRIGRDMVSYTPTDNLNEVPTNDTVMTRGHGEWDIVHGQEVAQTSTSYASSAAAEDGDEISLPQSGDIDGGLQSTTNPIVPESFEEQMMLAMAVSLAEAQAMSSGHGASWQ, via the exons ATGGGTAATAAACTTGGGAGGAGGAGGCAAGTGGTAGATGAAAAATTCACAAGGCCACAAGGGCTGTATAATCATAAAGATGTTGATCATAAAAAGCTGAGGAAGCTTATACTCGAATCGAAGCTTGCTCCTTGCTATCCTGGAGATGAAGAAACTGCATTGGATCGGGAAGAATGCCCAATTTGCTTTCTG TATTATCCAAGTCTAAACAGATCAAGATGTTGCACAAAAAGTATTTGTACAG AGTGCTTTTTGCAGATGAAAGTTCCGAATTCAACTCGGCCTACCCA ATGTCCCTTTTGCAAAACAGCAAATTATGCTGTGGAGTATCGTGGCGTtaaatcaaaagaagaaaaggggtTGGAGCAGATT GAAGAGCAACGCGTTATAGAAGCCAAAATTAGGATGCGACAGCAAGAACTTCAGGATGAAGAGGAAAGATTGCATAAAAGACTAGAAACAGGATCTGCCAATGTGAATGTGGCAGTTGCAGATGTTGAATACAGCACAAATGCAG CAGCTGCATCTTCAGTTTCTGTTGTTGAACATGAGGAAATTGTTTCATCTCAAGACTCATGTGCCACCTCTATGTTTAGACCACCGCCTCCAACTGTGAGGACCAATAG AgatgatgaatttgatgttgatcTTGAAGACATAATGGTCATGGAAGCAATCTGGCTTTCTATTCAG GAGAAAGGCAAGCAGAGAAATCTATCTTTCCCCGATGTTACTTCTGGACAATACGTAGCTGATCCTCACTATGCTTTACCTGTCATGGATCTACAGACTGGATCATCCTCATCCCCGTCTGGCGGTCTTGCTTGTGCCATTGCAGCTCTTGCTGAGCGTCAACAAGTAACTGGAGATTCATCTACAATCTCCACCAGTGAAAACACATCATTTAACACACAAGGTTCCAGAAGGTATTATAACAGGATTGGTAGAGATATGGTTAGTTATACACCTACAGACAACCTCAATGAGGTGCCGACAAATGATACTGTCATGACTAGGGGTCATGGTGAATGGGACATAGTTCATGGACAGGAGGTGGCTCAAACGTCAACTAGCTATGCCAGCTCTGCTGCAGCTGAAGATGGTGATGAGATATCGTTGCCACAATCTGGGGACATTGATGGAGGCCTTCAAAGTACTACAAACCCCATCGTTCCCGAGAGTTTTGAGGAGCAGATGATGCTAGCTATGGCTGTCTCTTTAGCTGAAGCTCAAGCAATGTCAAGTGGACATGGTGCTTCATGGCAGTAG
- the LOC127740571 gene encoding uncharacterized protein LOC127740571, with amino-acid sequence MIEDSTSNENRSKNRSFAQTLKNGPMNSHTEGEDLDSAIDTGKREAEGDKTDMVSDSESDIRVEKIEEGLFNIVISEETERKLWKSWWNTLIVKLLGRKVGYAEMKRRLEIMWSNKGSLDVIDLGQDFYLVKFYANEDFDFALLEGPWKLYDHYLTVRLWEPNFNPQTATIDKVTAWIRPPGLPIKLYDRNILRKIENIIGRTVKVDSNTAELCRGKFARLCVEVDLTKPLIGRYLINGREYRVEYEGIHQICFSCGRIDHEQKDCPLKQAPKATEAQSTQDFSKNQRSNGVAEMEQEQEEQRRLDKGK; translated from the coding sequence ATGATTGAAGATAGTACAAGCAACGAAAACCGATCTAAGAATCGGTCTTTTGCTCAAACCTTGAAGAATGGTCCCATGAACAGCCACACTGAAGGTGAAGATTTAGATTCGGCTATCGACACCGGGAAGAGAGAAGCAGAAGGAGATAAGACAGACATGGTGAGTGATTCAGAGTCTGACATCAGAGTGGAAAAAATTGAGGAAGGACTATTTAATATTGTCATTAGTGAAGAGACTGAGAGAAAATTATGGAAGTCATGGTGGAATACGTTAATAGTAAAACTGTTGGGGCGAAAGGTGGGATATGCAGAAATGAAAAGAAGATTGGAGATAATGTGGAGTAACAAAGGAAGTCTTGATGTCATTGACTTAGGGCAGGACTTCTATTTAGTCAAGTTTTATGCAaacgaagattttgattttgCCTTATTGGAAGGACCATGGAAGCTTTATGATCATTATCTAACAGTGAGACTTTGGGAACCTAATTTCAACCCTCAAACAGCCACTATAGACAAGGTAACAGCATGGATTAGACCCCCGGGGCTGCCTATTAAACTATATGATAGaaatattttgagaaaaattgaaaatatcatCGGAAGGACTGTGAAGGTGGATAGCAATACGGCTGAATTATGTAGGGGCAAATTTGCGAGACTGTGTGTTGAAGTTGATTTAACTAAACCTCTAATAGGGAGATATTTAATCAATGGAAGGGAATACCGAGTTGAGTATGAAGGTATTCATCAGATATGCTTTTCTTGCGGGAGAATAGACCATGAGCAAAAAGATTGCCCTCTAAAACAAGCTCCAAAAGCAACAGAAGCTCAGTCAACCCAGGACTTTTCAAAGAACCAAAGATCCAATGGAGTTGCAGAAATGGAACAAGAACAGGAAGAACAAAGGAGATTGGATAagggaaaataa
- the LOC107459831 gene encoding E3 ubiquitin-protein ligase DA2L isoform X2 gives MGNKLGRRRQVVDEKFTRPQGLYNHKDVDHKKLRKLILESKLAPCYPGDEETALDREECPICFLYYPSLNRSRCCTKSICTECFLQMKVPNSTRPTQCPFCKTANYAVEYRGVKSKEEKGLEQIEEQRVIEAKIRMRQQELQDEEERLHKRLETGSANVNVAVADVEYSTNAAASSVSVVEHEEIVSSQDSCATSMFRPPPPTVRTNRDDEFDVDLEDIMVMEAIWLSIQEKGKQRNLSFPDVTSGQYVADPHYALPVMDLQTGSSSSPSGGLACAIAALAERQQVTGDSSTISTSENTSFNTQGSRRYYNRIGRDMVSYTPTDNLNEVPTNDTVMTRGHGEWDIVHGQEVAQTSTSYASSAAAEDGDEISLPQSGDIDGGLQSTTNPIVPESFEEQMMLAMAVSLAEAQAMSSGHGASWQ, from the exons ATGGGTAATAAACTTGGGAGGAGGAGGCAAGTGGTAGATGAAAAATTCACAAGGCCACAAGGGCTGTATAATCATAAAGATGTTGATCATAAAAAGCTGAGGAAGCTTATACTCGAATCGAAGCTTGCTCCTTGCTATCCTGGAGATGAAGAAACTGCATTGGATCGGGAAGAATGCCCAATTTGCTTTCTG TATTATCCAAGTCTAAACAGATCAAGATGTTGCACAAAAAGTATTTGTACAG AGTGCTTTTTGCAGATGAAAGTTCCGAATTCAACTCGGCCTACCCA ATGTCCCTTTTGCAAAACAGCAAATTATGCTGTGGAGTATCGTGGCGTtaaatcaaaagaagaaaaggggtTGGAGCAGATT GAAGAGCAACGCGTTATAGAAGCCAAAATTAGGATGCGACAGCAAGAACTTCAGGATGAAGAGGAAAGATTGCATAAAAGACTAGAAACAGGATCTGCCAATGTGAATGTGGCAGTTGCAGATGTTGAATACAGCACAAATGCAG CTGCATCTTCAGTTTCTGTTGTTGAACATGAGGAAATTGTTTCATCTCAAGACTCATGTGCCACCTCTATGTTTAGACCACCGCCTCCAACTGTGAGGACCAATAG AgatgatgaatttgatgttgatcTTGAAGACATAATGGTCATGGAAGCAATCTGGCTTTCTATTCAG GAGAAAGGCAAGCAGAGAAATCTATCTTTCCCCGATGTTACTTCTGGACAATACGTAGCTGATCCTCACTATGCTTTACCTGTCATGGATCTACAGACTGGATCATCCTCATCCCCGTCTGGCGGTCTTGCTTGTGCCATTGCAGCTCTTGCTGAGCGTCAACAAGTAACTGGAGATTCATCTACAATCTCCACCAGTGAAAACACATCATTTAACACACAAGGTTCCAGAAGGTATTATAACAGGATTGGTAGAGATATGGTTAGTTATACACCTACAGACAACCTCAATGAGGTGCCGACAAATGATACTGTCATGACTAGGGGTCATGGTGAATGGGACATAGTTCATGGACAGGAGGTGGCTCAAACGTCAACTAGCTATGCCAGCTCTGCTGCAGCTGAAGATGGTGATGAGATATCGTTGCCACAATCTGGGGACATTGATGGAGGCCTTCAAAGTACTACAAACCCCATCGTTCCCGAGAGTTTTGAGGAGCAGATGATGCTAGCTATGGCTGTCTCTTTAGCTGAAGCTCAAGCAATGTCAAGTGGACATGGTGCTTCATGGCAGTAG